One genomic region from Quercus robur chromosome 4, dhQueRobu3.1, whole genome shotgun sequence encodes:
- the LOC126720394 gene encoding serine/threonine-protein phosphatase 7 long form homolog: MDPHGAIQTLCTRQDKHRSSLLLDAHLEGEEVPGVLTCRHRDKGLLEGGVDGLDLRILAYITDAGLDGLLRVPHMDIDHALITALVERWRPETHSFHLPHGEMTITLQDMEAIMGYL, translated from the exons ATGGACCCACATGGAGCTATACAGACTTTGTGCACGAGGCAGGATAAGCATCGTTCAAGTTTGCTTTTGGATGCTCATTTGGAAGGCGAG GAAGTGCCAGGTGTATTGACTTGTCGTCACCGAGACAAAGGTCTGCTTGAAGGAGGGGTAGATGGGTTAGATCTACGAATTCTCGCTTATATCACTGATGCGGGGTTAGATGGGCTGCTTCGGGTCCCACATATGGACATTGACCACGCATTGATCACAGCGTTGGTGGAGAGATGGCGGCCGGAGACGCACTCATTTCACTTGCCCCACGGTGAGATGACCATCACACTACAAGATATGGAGGCTATAATGGGGTACCTGTAG
- the LOC126720391 gene encoding metal tolerance protein 4-like produces the protein MEGTDLKTPILGPSRSGGRGRRMSRRYSVNSLRSEFVSRLPDKLRSGIDPESDDIFDLDLSKASGLTKGEREYYERQINTMNSFEEVDLLVTSNGIDEDGQAKEDVRQERAMMISNYANIILLAFKVYATIKSGSLAIAASTLDSLLDLMAGGILWFTHLAMKNINIYKYPIGKLRVQPVGIIIFAAVMATLGFQVLLLAAEELIEDDPTEKLSKSELIWTCTIMISATVVKLALWIYCKSSKNDIVRAYAKDHFFDVVTNVVGLAAALLADKFFWWIDPTGAIILALYTMINWSQTVFENAVSLVGQSAPPEVLQKLTYLVIRHPQVKRIDTVRAYTFGVLYFVEVDIELPEELPLKEAHSIGETLQEKLEKLPEVERAFVHLDYECDHKPEHSVLNRLPNNLT, from the exons ATGGAGGGTACGGATCTGAAAACGCCGATTCTGGGGCCGAGTAGAAGTGGTGGAAGAGGGAGGAGAATGAGTCGGAGGTACTCGGTGAACTCGCTGAGGAGCGAGTTCGTGTCAAGGTTGCCTGATAAGCTTCGCTCTGGTATTGACCCTGAGTCTGATGATATATTCGACCTTGACCTTTCCAAAGCCTCCGGCTTAACCAAag GAGAAAGGGAGTACTATGAAAGACAAATTAATACCATGAATTCCTTTGAAGAAGTCGATTTGTTGGTGACATCTAACGGTATTGATGAGGATGGACAGGCTAAAGAAGATGTTCGACAGGAAAGAGCAATGATGATATCTAATTATGCAAATATAATACTTCTGGCATTTAAG GTCTATGCCACAATAAAGAGTGGATCTTTGGCCATTGCCGCATCAACACTAGATTCTTTACTTGATCTCATGGCCGGTGGCATTCTTTGGTTCACTCACCTGGCAATGAAGAACATAAATATCTACAAATATCCTATTGGAAAGTTGAGGGTGCAGCCAGTAGGCATAATTATCTTTGCTGCTGTCATGGCTACACTTG GCTTTCAGGTGTTGCTTCTGGCTGCAGAAGAACTAATTGAAGATGATCCTACTGAAAAACTGTCCAAAAGTGAATTGATATGGACGTGCACAATCATGATATCTGCTACTGTAGTAAAACTTGCCCTCTGGATATACTGTAAAAGCTCAAAAAATGATATCGTCCGTGCATATGCAAAG GATCACTTTTTCGATGTGGTAACTAATGTGGTTGGATTAGCTGCAGCTCTTCTTGCCGATAAATTTTTCTGGTGGATTGACCCCACTGGTGCCATCATCCTTGCATTGTACACAATGATAAATTGGTCTCAAACTGTATTTGAAAATGCAG TTTCTCTCGTGGGACAGTCTGCACCTCCTGAAGTCTTGCAGAAACTAACATATCTTGTCATAAGGCACCCTCAAGTCAAGCGTATTGACACTGTCCGTGCCTACACCTTTGGTGTTCTCTATTTTGTTGAG GTTGACATTGAACTCCCAGAAGAGCTACCCCTAAAAGAAGCACATTCCATCGGAGAGACCTTGCAGGAGAAGCTAGAGAAACTTCCGGAAGTTGAGCGGGCATTTGTTCACCTTGATTATGAATGTGATCACAAGCCAGAGCACTCTGTACTCAACAGACTACCCAACAATTTGACTTGA